A single region of the Acidobacteriota bacterium genome encodes:
- the tadA gene encoding Flp pilus assembly complex ATPase component TadA yields MIEKGGSDLHATVGSGFRIRMLGELVPSSDPDPLAPGEIASIAGGILMAGRKCTRENVMEFVENLTDYDCSYSLQGHGRFRVNISSQRRSLALVLRHIPYVLPTIEDLKLPPVLGDIALTERGLVLVTGITGSGKSTTLAAMINLINHKKRCKIITIEDPIEFLYRDELASIAQRECGSDTENFAKALRAALRQDPDIILVGEMRDRETIDIAIKAAETGHLVLSTVHTTDAPRTINRILSVFDPSEQAAARLRLSETL; encoded by the coding sequence ATGATCGAAAAGGGGGGGAGCGACCTCCATGCCACGGTCGGGAGCGGATTCCGGATCCGCATGCTGGGGGAACTGGTCCCCTCTTCCGACCCCGACCCCCTGGCCCCCGGCGAGATCGCCTCCATCGCGGGGGGGATCCTGATGGCCGGGCGCAAGTGCACCCGGGAAAACGTGATGGAGTTCGTCGAAAACCTCACCGACTACGACTGCTCCTACTCGCTGCAGGGGCACGGCCGCTTCCGGGTGAACATCTCGAGCCAGCGCCGTTCGCTCGCGCTGGTGCTGCGCCACATCCCCTACGTGCTCCCCACCATCGAGGACCTCAAGCTCCCCCCGGTGCTCGGCGACATCGCCCTGACGGAGCGGGGACTGGTCCTGGTCACCGGGATCACCGGGAGCGGCAAATCGACCACCCTGGCGGCCATGATCAACCTGATCAACCACAAGAAGCGTTGCAAGATCATCACCATCGAGGACCCGATCGAGTTCCTCTACCGGGACGAGCTGGCCAGCATCGCCCAGCGCGAGTGCGGGTCCGACACCGAGAACTTCGCCAAGGCGCTGCGCGCCGCTCTGCGCCAGGACCCGGACATCATCCTGGTCGGGGAGATGCGGGACCGGGAGACGATCGACATCGCCATCAAGGCGGCCGAGACCGGGCACCTGGTGCTGTCGACGGTCCACACCACCGACGCCCCGCGCACCATCAACCGGATTCTCAGCGTCTTCGACCCCTCCGAGCAGGCCGCGGCCCGGCTGCGCCTTTCGGAGACCCTGC
- a CDS encoding transporter, whose product MMDLLAQNPLLLLFTVIGVGYLVGNINLFGLKLGVAAVLFAGMFFGALDRRLSLPEHIHVIGSVLFLYAIGLQAGPVFFASFRKRGLRFSMMALGILALGAAGAFAVARLLELPEAGVAGLFCGALTNTPALAAAVETTRNLSGGLTGATRDLYLDGPVIAYGLTYPFGVFGVILAFVLCNKVFKLGRNARAMEAEDEYAPEPIFSRTFRITNPALAGRKVGEAFAALKDHGFVLSRIRKGDRVDVVTSETVLDPGDHVVAVGGAQAMERALLIFGAAAAEHLTPGQGGVGYRRIFVSNKEVAGKSIRELHLLRDLHAVITRLRRGDVDIVPRPDTVLEMGDRIRVITQRDNMDRVTRYFGDSIKSISETDFLSLSLGIVLGVFLGMIPIPLGHGIRFQLGFAGGALVMGLVLGRLERTGPVTWDMPFHANLVLRQVGLVFFLAAIGTRAGQGFGTLFEAGGWRMIAAGALLTTFVTACSILVGIRFLKLPMQAVMGLVSGIQTQSACLAWANQQTESDLPNIWYTTVYPSSIVIKIVLSQLIVSVVMMR is encoded by the coding sequence ATGATGGACCTGCTGGCCCAGAACCCGCTGTTGCTCCTCTTCACCGTCATCGGGGTCGGATACCTCGTCGGCAACATCAACCTGTTCGGCCTCAAGCTGGGGGTGGCCGCCGTGCTCTTCGCGGGCATGTTCTTCGGGGCCCTCGACCGGCGCCTCAGCCTCCCCGAGCACATCCACGTCATCGGGTCGGTCCTGTTCCTGTACGCCATCGGCCTGCAGGCGGGGCCGGTCTTTTTCGCCTCCTTCCGCAAGCGCGGCCTCCGCTTCAGCATGATGGCCCTGGGAATCCTCGCGCTCGGGGCCGCGGGGGCGTTCGCGGTCGCCCGCCTCCTCGAGCTGCCCGAGGCGGGGGTGGCGGGCCTCTTCTGCGGGGCGCTGACCAACACGCCGGCGCTGGCGGCGGCGGTGGAGACGACGCGCAACCTCTCGGGGGGCCTCACCGGGGCGACGCGCGACCTCTACCTCGACGGGCCGGTGATCGCCTACGGCCTGACTTACCCCTTCGGCGTGTTCGGCGTCATCCTCGCCTTCGTCCTCTGCAACAAGGTTTTCAAACTCGGCCGGAACGCACGGGCGATGGAGGCGGAGGACGAGTACGCCCCGGAGCCGATCTTCAGCCGGACCTTCCGGATCACCAACCCCGCCCTGGCGGGCCGGAAGGTGGGGGAGGCGTTCGCGGCGCTGAAGGACCACGGATTCGTGCTCAGCCGGATCCGCAAGGGGGACCGGGTCGACGTCGTGACCTCCGAGACCGTCCTCGACCCGGGCGATCACGTGGTGGCCGTCGGGGGGGCGCAGGCGATGGAGCGGGCGCTTTTGATCTTCGGCGCCGCGGCCGCGGAACACCTGACCCCGGGGCAGGGGGGGGTCGGCTACCGCCGGATCTTCGTCTCCAACAAGGAGGTGGCGGGCAAGTCGATCCGCGAACTCCACCTGCTGCGCGACCTGCACGCCGTCATCACCCGGCTGCGGCGCGGGGACGTGGACATCGTCCCGCGCCCCGACACGGTCCTGGAGATGGGGGACCGCATCCGCGTGATCACCCAGCGCGACAACATGGACCGGGTGACCCGGTATTTCGGGGATTCCATCAAATCGATTTCCGAGACCGATTTCCTTTCCCTCTCCCTGGGGATCGTGCTGGGGGTCTTCCTGGGGATGATCCCGATCCCCCTGGGGCACGGGATCCGGTTCCAGCTCGGGTTCGCCGGGGGGGCGCTGGTCATGGGCCTCGTCCTCGGGCGGCTGGAGCGGACCGGCCCGGTCACCTGGGACATGCCGTTTCACGCCAACCTGGTGCTGCGCCAGGTCGGCCTGGTCTTCTTCCTGGCGGCGATCGGGACCCGGGCGGGGCAGGGGTTCGGGACTCTCTTCGAGGCGGGGGGGTGGCGCATGATCGCGGCCGGGGCGCTCCTGACCACCTTCGTCACGGCCTGCAGCATCCTGGTCGGGATCCGGTTCCTCAAGCTGCCGATGCAGGCGGTGATGGGGCTGGTCTCGGGGATCCAGACCCAGTCGGCCTGCCTGGCCTGGGCCAACCAGCAGACCGAGAGCGACCTCCCGAACATCTGGTACACGACCGTCTACCCGTCGTCGATCGTGATCAAGATCGTGCTGTCGCAGCTGATCGTGTCGGTCGTGATGATGCGGTGA
- a CDS encoding response regulator: MAEKMLIIDDDEIILKSCRKIFEAEGFEVATTANPQEGLNLVSEKSFDVVLVDWMMPGFDGMDVVEEIDRRSPNSALVMISGHPSVGRATEAMKRGAMDYLPKPFKPEEITAVVKKAVRRKVAEESKAVGRFEKMLKSLQFPVPTLEDKAPKNIAETVAQTVVVAKATSPWFAVTVLGILAGAYIGFGGLLSTTVTFDAAAALGTGVSKFLGGAVFSVGLMLVVIAGAELFTGNNLMVSSVMSREISFSTMMKRWGLVFLANFVGSLLIVVLFYYSGLWKTGDGALGMAAVKVAYAKVNLSFTEAIVRAIGCNWLVCLAVWMALSARQTIGKIFAIFFPIMAFVAMGFEHCIANMYFIPAGILLGHFAPLPAIPGIDLGLLNWGSFLWKNLLPVTIGNIIGGTVFVGMSYWGAYLRPVKPAR; the protein is encoded by the coding sequence ATGGCAGAGAAAATGCTGATTATCGATGATGACGAAATCATCCTGAAATCGTGCAGGAAAATCTTCGAGGCCGAGGGCTTCGAGGTGGCGACCACGGCGAACCCGCAGGAGGGGCTCAACCTGGTCTCCGAAAAATCGTTCGACGTCGTCCTGGTGGACTGGATGATGCCGGGATTCGACGGCATGGACGTGGTGGAGGAGATCGACCGGCGCTCGCCCAACTCGGCGCTGGTGATGATCAGCGGCCACCCCTCGGTGGGGCGCGCGACCGAGGCGATGAAGCGGGGGGCGATGGACTACCTCCCCAAGCCGTTCAAGCCCGAGGAGATCACGGCCGTCGTCAAGAAGGCGGTCCGGCGCAAGGTGGCCGAGGAGTCGAAGGCGGTCGGGCGCTTCGAGAAGATGCTGAAGTCGCTGCAGTTCCCCGTCCCCACCCTCGAGGACAAGGCGCCCAAGAACATCGCCGAGACGGTGGCGCAGACCGTGGTGGTGGCCAAGGCGACCTCCCCCTGGTTCGCCGTCACGGTCCTGGGGATCCTGGCCGGGGCCTACATCGGGTTCGGGGGGCTGCTCTCCACCACCGTCACCTTCGACGCGGCGGCCGCGCTGGGGACCGGGGTGAGCAAATTCCTCGGCGGCGCGGTGTTCAGCGTCGGCCTGATGCTGGTCGTCATCGCCGGGGCCGAGCTCTTCACCGGCAACAACCTGATGGTGTCGAGCGTCATGTCGCGCGAGATCTCCTTCTCGACCATGATGAAGCGGTGGGGCCTGGTCTTCCTCGCCAACTTCGTCGGCTCGCTCCTCATCGTCGTCCTCTTCTACTACTCGGGACTCTGGAAGACGGGGGACGGCGCCCTCGGCATGGCGGCGGTCAAGGTCGCCTACGCCAAGGTCAACCTCTCCTTCACGGAGGCCATCGTCCGGGCCATCGGCTGCAACTGGCTGGTCTGCCTCGCCGTCTGGATGGCGCTTTCGGCGCGCCAGACGATCGGCAAGATCTTCGCCATCTTCTTCCCCATCATGGCCTTCGTCGCGATGGGGTTCGAACACTGCATCGCCAACATGTACTTCATCCCCGCCGGGATCCTGCTGGGCCATTTCGCCCCGCTCCCCGCGATCCCGGGGATCGACCTCGGCCTGCTCAACTGGGGCTCTTTCCTCTGGAAGAACCTGCTGCCGGTCACCATCGGCAACATCATCGGGGGAACCGTCTTCGTCGGCATGAGCTACTGGGGCGCCTACCTGCGCCCGGTCAAACCGGCCCGATAG
- a CDS encoding response regulator, whose protein sequence is MKVLVVDDDVMVARSCSRILASHSFEVTAVAGADEAMEALGREEFDLLLLDVLMPRRDGFSLLREVRRLHPALPAIVMSGYSTPGTIAGAFDCGATRFIAKPFRPDELMKLIQRMTGGAANSLS, encoded by the coding sequence ATGAAGGTACTGGTCGTGGACGATGACGTGATGGTGGCCCGGAGCTGTTCGCGCATCCTGGCGTCGCACAGCTTCGAAGTCACCGCCGTGGCGGGGGCCGACGAGGCGATGGAGGCGCTCGGGAGGGAGGAGTTCGACCTGCTCCTGCTCGACGTCCTGATGCCGCGCCGGGACGGCTTCTCGCTCCTGCGCGAGGTGCGGCGCCTCCACCCCGCCCTGCCGGCCATCGTCATGAGCGGCTACTCGACCCCCGGCACGATCGCCGGCGCCTTCGATTGCGGCGCCACCCGTTTCATCGCCAAACCGTTCCGGCCCGATGAGCTGATGAAACTGATTCAGCGGATGACGGGGGGAGCGGCCAACAGTCTTTCCTGA
- a CDS encoding HAMP domain-containing protein, whose protein sequence is MLYQAFMHEASNRVRMDLNAAREIYDSRVRVVRSACALASTGPVLQSAIRGRDLEAVLARLGDVAAEAELDFMGVVAGDGRILCRLGPHSLPAAGERPNPLARLALEKRSAVAGTVVLDAEALFRENPDLARRARLGVEPGGAGGEEGRVIASGMALGAAVPIFAAGRLAGVLYGGVLLNGNREIVDRVRDTVFQHEVYRGRSVGASTIFLDDIRIATNVLGPDGSRALGTAASGEVSRAVLAGGQRWTDRAFVVNDWYITAYEPIEDIFGRRVGMLYAGVLEARYADVRRKALRVFTGVTAAGMLLALALGTVIAGRISRPVHRLIEASAEVSRGNLAPDIGPLSRSEIGVLQRTFREMLESLERRDQARKAESETRLLEFEKQASIGKLAGGVAHEINNPLTGIFTFTHMLLRREDLDPEIRADLELVARETERVRRIVKGLLDFSRQTEIEPEPTDVNGLCRSTLALVENQALIKGVRLGFEPGEGLPPVTLDRNQMQGVLLNLILNALDATEPGGEVSLSAGIGMSAGSPRRKGVSIVCSDTGCGIPPEHLDRIFDPFFTTKDVGQGTGLGLSVSYGVVERHGGSIHVRSKAGKGSSFTVWLPVEPAREAESVE, encoded by the coding sequence ATGCTGTACCAGGCGTTCATGCACGAGGCCTCGAACCGGGTGCGCATGGACCTCAACGCCGCGCGCGAGATCTACGACTCCCGCGTCCGCGTCGTCAGGAGCGCCTGCGCGCTGGCCTCCACCGGCCCGGTCCTGCAGTCGGCCATCCGCGGCAGGGACCTCGAGGCCGTGCTCGCCCGCCTCGGGGACGTCGCCGCCGAGGCCGAACTCGACTTCATGGGCGTCGTCGCCGGAGACGGCCGGATCCTCTGCCGGCTGGGGCCCCATTCCCTCCCCGCCGCCGGGGAGCGCCCGAACCCGCTGGCCCGCCTGGCGCTGGAGAAGCGGTCGGCCGTGGCCGGCACCGTGGTGCTCGATGCAGAGGCCCTCTTCCGGGAGAACCCCGACCTGGCCCGGCGGGCGAGGCTGGGCGTCGAGCCCGGGGGCGCCGGCGGGGAGGAAGGCAGGGTGATCGCCTCCGGCATGGCGCTCGGCGCCGCCGTCCCGATCTTCGCGGCGGGCCGCCTGGCGGGCGTCCTCTACGGGGGGGTGCTTCTGAACGGGAACCGGGAGATCGTCGACCGGGTGCGCGACACGGTTTTCCAGCACGAGGTCTACCGCGGGCGCAGCGTCGGCGCCTCCACCATCTTTCTCGACGACATCCGCATCGCGACCAACGTGCTCGGCCCCGACGGGAGCCGGGCGCTCGGGACCGCCGCGTCGGGCGAGGTCTCCCGCGCCGTGCTGGCCGGGGGGCAACGCTGGACCGACCGCGCCTTCGTGGTCAACGACTGGTACATCACCGCCTACGAGCCGATCGAGGACATCTTCGGCCGCAGGGTGGGGATGCTCTACGCGGGGGTCCTGGAGGCCAGGTACGCCGACGTGCGGCGCAAGGCGCTCCGGGTCTTCACCGGCGTCACCGCGGCGGGCATGCTCCTGGCGCTCGCGCTCGGCACCGTCATCGCCGGCCGGATCAGCCGCCCGGTGCACCGGCTGATCGAGGCGAGCGCGGAGGTCTCCCGGGGGAACCTGGCCCCCGACATCGGGCCGTTGTCCAGGAGCGAGATCGGGGTGCTCCAGAGGACTTTCCGGGAGATGCTCGAGTCGCTCGAGCGGCGTGACCAGGCCCGGAAGGCGGAGAGCGAGACCCGGCTCCTCGAGTTCGAGAAACAGGCCAGCATCGGGAAGCTGGCCGGCGGGGTGGCCCACGAAATCAACAACCCCCTGACGGGGATCTTCACCTTCACCCACATGCTGCTCCGCCGGGAGGACCTCGACCCCGAAATCCGCGCCGACCTCGAGCTCGTCGCCCGGGAGACGGAACGGGTGCGCAGGATCGTCAAGGGGCTGCTCGACTTCTCCCGCCAGACCGAGATCGAGCCGGAACCGACCGACGTAAACGGCCTCTGCCGCTCCACCCTGGCCCTGGTGGAGAACCAGGCCCTCATCAAGGGGGTGCGCCTCGGTTTCGAGCCGGGGGAGGGACTGCCGCCCGTCACCCTGGACCGGAACCAGATGCAGGGCGTGCTCCTGAACCTGATCCTCAACGCGCTCGACGCGACGGAGCCGGGGGGGGAGGTCTCCCTTTCGGCCGGGATCGGGATGTCGGCCGGCAGCCCCCGCCGCAAGGGAGTCTCGATCGTCTGCAGCGACACCGGCTGCGGCATCCCCCCGGAGCACCTGGACAGGATTTTCGACCCCTTTTTCACAACCAAGGACGTGGGGCAGGGAACCGGGCTGGGCTTGTCGGTCTCCTACGGCGTCGTCGAGCGCCACGGCGGGAGCATCCACGTCCGGAGCAAGGCGGGGAAGGGGAGCAGCTTCACCGTCTGGCTCCCCGTCGAGCCGGCACGGGAAGCGGAGAGCGTCGAATGA
- a CDS encoding pyridoxamine 5'-phosphate oxidase family protein: protein MNTAFEFLKANPVFHLATVEGDAARVRPFGFVMVRNDALYFCTNRTKEVYRQLEEKPDVEISGMGADGSWLRIRGKAVVDDSREAKVQAFQEGPMLLGIYPKGAEDETFVTFYLTGARATLYSFTAAPKELPLA from the coding sequence ATGAATACCGCGTTCGAGTTTCTGAAGGCCAACCCCGTTTTCCACCTGGCCACCGTCGAGGGGGACGCCGCCCGGGTCCGCCCCTTCGGTTTCGTGATGGTGCGCAACGACGCCCTCTACTTCTGCACCAACCGGACCAAGGAGGTGTACCGGCAGTTGGAGGAGAAACCCGACGTCGAGATCTCGGGGATGGGGGCGGACGGCTCCTGGCTCCGCATCCGGGGGAAGGCCGTCGTCGACGACAGCCGCGAGGCCAAGGTCCAGGCGTTCCAGGAAGGCCCCATGCTGCTCGGGATCTACCCCAAGGGGGCCGAGGACGAGACCTTCGTCACCTTCTACCTTACCGGGGCCCGGGCGACGCTCTATTCCTTCACGGCCGCCCCGAAGGAGCTGCCCCTGGCCTGA
- a CDS encoding EthD family reductase, whose product MIRVSVLYPRGGKFDFDYYATRHMQLVHQLLDPFGLVRSEVDKGVGDSPFMAVGHLVFRSAGEMERGLAEHDPKLAADMVHFTDVQPQFQVSEILP is encoded by the coding sequence ATGATTCGCGTGAGTGTGCTCTACCCCCGGGGGGGGAAATTCGACTTCGACTACTACGCCACCCGGCACATGCAGCTGGTGCACCAGCTGCTCGACCCCTTCGGGCTGGTCCGGTCGGAGGTGGACAAGGGGGTGGGGGACTCCCCCTTCATGGCCGTCGGCCACCTGGTGTTCCGTTCGGCCGGGGAAATGGAGCGGGGGCTCGCCGAGCACGACCCGAAGCTGGCGGCCGACATGGTCCACTTCACCGATGTCCAGCCCCAGTTCCAGGTCAGCGAAATCCTTCCCTAG
- a CDS encoding NAD-dependent epimerase/dehydratase family protein, with protein sequence MKMVVAGGSGFIGSHVVDALLLEGHEVVIYDLDAPRYDQPCAFVRGDVRDIDRMTRALGGADIVYVLAAEANVNRFYESPVFSNDITAVGTLSVLESARRASVARVILASTEWVYGSLPEAGEENITEETPYAADPDHLYTSSKIAAELYCRNYRSLYGVNYTIMRYGIPFGERARPETVTPIFIGRILRGEPITIHGDGSQTRQFIYVRDLARGNAACARPEAENQVFNLNGTRKVSVLEIVRTLEGILGRKAELDFVEDRKGNFKGRFISSEKARRLLGWAPEHDYEGAMRQYVSGILARGCGA encoded by the coding sequence ATGAAGATGGTGGTTGCCGGGGGATCGGGCTTCATCGGGTCCCACGTGGTGGACGCGCTCCTCCTGGAGGGGCACGAGGTCGTCATCTACGACCTGGACGCCCCGCGTTACGATCAGCCCTGCGCCTTCGTCCGGGGGGACGTGCGCGACATCGACCGGATGACGCGGGCGCTCGGCGGCGCCGACATCGTCTACGTGCTGGCGGCGGAGGCGAACGTCAACCGTTTCTACGAAAGCCCCGTCTTCTCCAACGACATCACGGCCGTCGGCACGCTGTCGGTGCTCGAATCCGCCCGCCGGGCGTCGGTGGCGCGCGTGATCCTGGCCTCCACCGAGTGGGTGTACGGCTCCCTCCCCGAGGCGGGGGAGGAGAACATCACCGAGGAGACCCCCTACGCCGCCGACCCGGACCACCTCTACACCTCCAGCAAGATCGCGGCCGAGCTCTACTGCCGCAACTACCGGAGCCTCTACGGGGTCAACTACACGATCATGCGCTACGGCATCCCCTTCGGCGAGCGGGCGCGGCCGGAGACCGTCACCCCCATCTTCATCGGCCGGATCCTGCGGGGCGAGCCGATCACCATCCACGGGGACGGCAGCCAGACGCGGCAGTTCATCTACGTCAGGGACCTGGCGCGCGGCAACGCCGCCTGCGCCCGGCCCGAGGCGGAAAACCAGGTCTTCAACCTCAACGGGACGCGCAAGGTCAGCGTGCTGGAAATCGTCCGGACGCTCGAGGGGATCCTGGGGCGGAAGGCGGAGCTCGACTTCGTCGAGGACCGCAAGGGGAACTTCAAGGGGCGCTTCATCTCCTCGGAGAAGGCGCGCCGGCTGCTCGGGTGGGCGCCGGAACACGACTACGAGGGGGCCATGCGGCAGTACGTATCGGGGATCCTGGCCCGCGGGTGCGGCGCATGA
- a CDS encoding NAD-dependent epimerase/dehydratase family protein, protein MKYPVPCLDRRTSIQEAIRTIERTSFDRAFVVDPGGVYLGCVTISDLRRLLISGAHGGEPVDGYPLRHGQKLTARSCEDPKLAERMMSDMELEGVRYLPVVDDGGRIADILSLEDLERRHGPGPAAAGDGPGRRVLVVGGAGYLGSVLTRKLLGRGFRVRVLDSFLYGRRSLEPLAEAKNLEIVEGDLRHIPTMVAALADVDAVVLLAAIVGDPASRIRPIETIETNVLAAQALASAARLQQVGRFLYASTCSVYGVGSALLDEEAPLHPVSLYARSKIESEKIILGMGGEYFSPTILRMGTLYGPSPRMRFDLVVNTMSMKSFVDGRIQVFGGSQWRPLLGVEDAAEVYARCLEADIGKVGNQVFNVGSDGQNYRIDEVAGIISGALGGVPIQRDRSNLDARDYRVSFAKLEQTLGFRPGQTIADAAGAIVSSLRSGAIRNPAQRIYYNHFFDSTEE, encoded by the coding sequence ATGAAGTACCCCGTCCCCTGCCTGGACCGCCGGACCTCCATCCAGGAGGCGATCCGGACGATCGAGCGGACCTCCTTCGACCGGGCCTTCGTCGTCGACCCCGGGGGGGTGTACCTGGGGTGCGTCACCATTTCCGACCTGCGCCGGCTCCTCATCAGCGGCGCCCACGGCGGGGAGCCGGTCGACGGGTACCCCCTCAGGCACGGGCAGAAGCTGACGGCCCGGTCGTGCGAGGACCCGAAACTGGCCGAGCGGATGATGTCCGACATGGAACTGGAGGGGGTGCGCTACCTCCCCGTCGTCGACGACGGGGGGCGCATCGCCGACATCCTCTCCCTCGAGGACCTCGAGCGGCGGCACGGGCCCGGGCCCGCCGCGGCGGGGGACGGGCCGGGAAGAAGGGTGCTGGTGGTCGGCGGGGCCGGCTACCTCGGGAGCGTGCTCACCCGGAAGCTCCTCGGGCGCGGTTTCCGGGTCCGGGTGCTCGACAGCTTCCTCTACGGCCGCCGCTCGCTCGAGCCGCTGGCGGAGGCGAAGAACCTCGAAATCGTCGAGGGGGACCTGCGCCACATCCCCACCATGGTCGCCGCCCTGGCCGACGTCGACGCCGTGGTGCTCCTGGCTGCCATCGTGGGGGACCCGGCCTCCAGAATCCGCCCGATCGAAACGATCGAGACCAACGTGCTGGCGGCGCAGGCCCTGGCCTCGGCCGCGCGCCTGCAGCAGGTCGGCCGCTTCCTGTACGCTTCCACCTGCAGCGTCTACGGCGTGGGGAGCGCGCTGCTCGACGAGGAGGCCCCGCTCCACCCCGTTTCCCTCTACGCCCGGAGCAAGATCGAGTCGGAGAAGATCATCCTCGGCATGGGGGGGGAGTATTTCAGCCCCACCATCCTCAGGATGGGGACCCTGTACGGCCCCTCCCCCCGCATGCGGTTCGACCTGGTCGTCAACACCATGAGCATGAAGTCGTTCGTCGACGGCCGGATCCAGGTGTTCGGCGGAAGCCAGTGGCGCCCGCTGCTCGGGGTGGAGGACGCGGCCGAGGTCTACGCCCGCTGCCTGGAGGCGGATATCGGGAAGGTGGGCAACCAGGTGTTCAACGTCGGTTCCGACGGCCAGAATTACCGGATCGACGAGGTGGCCGGCATCATCAGCGGCGCGCTCGGGGGGGTCCCCATCCAGAGGGACCGGTCGAACCTGGACGCCCGCGACTACCGGGTTTCCTTTGCCAAGCTCGAGCAGACCCTCGGTTTCCGTCCCGGGCAGACGATCGCCGATGCCGCCGGCGCCATCGTCTCGAGCCTCCGCTCGGGCGCCATCCGCAACCCGGCCCAGAGGATCTACTACAATCACTTTTTCGATTCCACCGAGGAGTAA